The Deinococcus metallilatus genome segment GAAAGCCCGGCGGGTCAGACGGACGTTCGGCGGCGCGAGACAGGCGGGGCCGCCGCAGCCGCAAAACCCACGTGGTAGAACGGCCCATGACACCACAAGACAGGCAGCGGGCGCTCGTCCTCGGGGGCGGCGGCGTGACGGGGATCGCCTGGGGAACCGGGTTTCTCGCCGGGCTGCACCGGGAAGGGCTGGACCTGGGCCACGCGGACCTCACGGTGGGGACCTCGGCGGGGTCAGTGGTCGGCTCGCAGCTCGCGGGCGGCGCCGATCTCGAAGGGCTGCTGGCGCGGCAACTCGAACCGTCCTCGGAACCGGCGGCCACGTTCGACGCCGCCGAGATGGGCCGACTCTTCCAGGCCATCGTGCAGGAGGTCGGCTCCGACCCCCTCCGGATTCGCCGCCGGATCGGAGAGCTGGCCCTCGCTGCCCCCAGCGTGCCCGAGGCCGAGCGGGTGGACATCATCGCCTCACGGCTGGTGAACCGCGAGTGGCCGCGGCAGCCCCTCCAGATCGTCGCCGTCGATGCCGGGAGCGGGGAGGCGCGCGTCTTCGACCGGGATTCCGACGTGCCGCTGGTGCTGGCGGTCGCCGCCAGTTGCGCCGTGCCGGGAGTCTGGCCACCCGTGACCATCGGGGAACACCGCTACATGGACGGGGGCGTCCGCTCGGTGACCAACGCGGACCTCGCCAGCGGGTACGGGCGGGTGCTGGTGCTCTCGCTGCTGGGGCTGGAAGGGGCCCAGACCCTGCCGCTGGAAGCAGCGCGGCTGCGGGAGTCCGGGGCGGCGGTCCACGTGGTCGGACCGGACGCGGCTTCTCTGGAGGCCATCGGGCCGAACGTCCTCGACCCCGCGCGGCGGCCAGCGACCGCGCAGGCGGGCTTGGAACAGGGGCGGCGCCTGGCGGCCGAGATCAAAGCCTTCTGGGAAGGCGCCTCGCCCTGACCTCCGGGGCCTTCAGTCCGCCTCGCCCGGGTCGGCCGGGAGCAGGAGGGTCCGCGCGGTCATCTCGTCGGTGACGAGGGTGTTCAGCAGGCGGCCTGCCAGGGCGGCGCGCAGGGCCTCGACCTTGCCCAGACCGCTGACGACGCAGATCGCGTGGGGGGCCTGCTGCATCAGGCCCAGGCTGGGGCCGCTGGCGCGGGCGTTCAGGGGAACCGAGCCGTAACTGCCGTCCGCGCGGTAGAAGACGGTGGCGATGTCGCCCACCACACCCTCGGTGTCGAGCTGGGCGAGGTCGGCGGGGTCGAGTGCGCCCGAGAGGTACACGTGGCTGGGGTGGCGGGCGTTGCGGCTGCCCACCGAGTACAGCAGCACATCGGCCCGCGCTTGCAGGTCCAGCACGTGCCTGACGCTGCGCTCGCGCCACATCGCGCGCTTGGTGGCGGGGTCGTCGAAAAAGGTCGGGACGGGGAACAGGTGCGCGCGTCCGGCGTAGTTCCCGGCAAAGCGCGTGATGGTGTCGGTGACAAAGCCGCTCATGAAGTCGAGCGCGTTGGCGCTCCCGTTGAGCTGCACGAAGTCGAGGTTGTCCATCCGCCGGGGCCTCAGCACGCGGGAGACGGCGTCCAGCGTGTTTCCCCAGGCCAGGCCGACCGTCTGTCCGGGCCGCAGGACACTGTCGAGGACACTGGCAGCGGCAACGGCGACCCGGTCCATCCACACGTCCTCCGA includes the following:
- a CDS encoding sugar-binding transcriptional regulator — translated: MTDDPAALAVQVARLYYHQGLTTDAIARELQLSRPKVSRLLTLARRTGLVEIRIHDPQAHPQSLEARLRERYPFLRPHVVGVPAGSSEDVWMDRVAVAAASVLDSVLRPGQTVGLAWGNTLDAVSRVLRPRRMDNLDFVQLNGSANALDFMSGFVTDTITRFAGNYAGRAHLFPVPTFFDDPATKRAMWRERSVRHVLDLQARADVLLYSVGSRNARHPSHVYLSGALDPADLAQLDTEGVVGDIATVFYRADGSYGSVPLNARASGPSLGLMQQAPHAICVVSGLGKVEALRAALAGRLLNTLVTDEMTARTLLLPADPGEAD
- a CDS encoding patatin-like phospholipase family protein, with protein sequence MTPQDRQRALVLGGGGVTGIAWGTGFLAGLHREGLDLGHADLTVGTSAGSVVGSQLAGGADLEGLLARQLEPSSEPAATFDAAEMGRLFQAIVQEVGSDPLRIRRRIGELALAAPSVPEAERVDIIASRLVNREWPRQPLQIVAVDAGSGEARVFDRDSDVPLVLAVAASCAVPGVWPPVTIGEHRYMDGGVRSVTNADLASGYGRVLVLSLLGLEGAQTLPLEAARLRESGAAVHVVGPDAASLEAIGPNVLDPARRPATAQAGLEQGRRLAAEIKAFWEGASP